The DNA sequence TGAACGAGGAGTCGAGAGGAACACGAGGCACTGAGGGAAGTTACACGATCTCAAGTGAACACAGAGAGGAACATTATGACACATCAGCGAATGCAATCGATGTCAGTGATACAACAGCAACAGTGAGTAACGAATGGTCAACTTCACAAAACACAGATATTCACATGACCACACCAGCTTACACAACAGAACAAGACCTCACGGTTACAAATGCACCTGAATATCACACCTCAACAGATGGAGCAAATCACTCTACGACACAGGAGAATATATACAGGTTCACAAACTCCACAGCAACCACAGGAAGAGAAAACAGGACAGGAACAGACACACCCGGTGGTACCACCACCAATATCAGCATCTCTATCATAACCGACAACAGCCTAAATGCCACAAACAAAACTGACACTGAAAACAAAGTGTGGCCTTCATGTTTGGACACAAACCCAGAACCTTCTCGGCGTTCCACGCTGGTCTGTTTCCTCACATTGTGGACTTTAGCAATGACCGCCACCATATTTCTAGGAATAACCATTTTCCTTTGGGTGCGTCTGTCGGTCTCCAAAAAAAAGATGAAGCGGAGAGTAAAAGGAGGTCGGACGTGTGAGAAGGAGAGCCTCTGGGCTAACCCCAAAGCTTCGGTGCAGGACAGAGTGGAGTTCTGGTACGTCAATGGATCCACGCTGGAGGCCGACAGGAAGGAGAAGGACAGGAGGAGGATGAAGAAGAGAGGACGGGAACAGGATAATGAGGAGAACAGCCTGTGGATTCAGCCAAGAGTGACTGTGGATGACATAACAGAGTTCTGGTACGCAAACAGACGCATGAAGGAGGAGGGGACGGAGGACACATAGTTACAAACTTTGAAAGGCACCAAAGGAAACTATTTGGACAGTTATACCTTCATGCTTACGCCTAAAACACAAGTTTGAGTTACTAAAAAAGTCTGAATAAGAACTCTGAATGTTGTGTATGTGATCCTACATGCACCTTTCATTGACAGAGGGATTTGTGTTCAGCtgtgcacaaaaaataaaataaaataaatcaataaattaaaaagacatactCTAAGTTGGTTGAACTATTGTATGTAGACAAAACTGACATTAAATTATGAATGAAACAGAACGAGCCTATGCTGCCATCACATGCTATTGGAATATGAGGTTCCCAAGCAGAAACTggacataaatacattaatttttccaaaaacatttgcattgtTTTCTCTTGCCGTTAAACTTGTGTATgtttacatacataaataaccATTTGATGctattagcattttttttttttttaaccaaaatttTGAAATTGTCGAAAAGATGGTGAATTTATACAATAGTGTGGGTAATGCCAATTAATGGGATGctatattttattcaaagtCCATTAGATATTAACTAAATGTCTCCTATACATTTTGGCTTCAGTAAGATTTCCTCATAAAAACGGGCAAGAATGAACCTACCGTCTTATATGATTTCTATTCTTTTCAACAACAAAGCACTCAAACACAACAAACTTGTGATAACTTCAGAATTGGGAAGTAGGAAATTTGCGATAGCTCATGAAGGCAGCTTTACAGTCTCAAGTTTGGTGGTGAGGGTCCAGCTAACAGAAAGCTGAGCATGCTCAGTTTGATCACTGATGTTTTTGGTCAAAGCATGGGGACTTATGAtgacaaatatttgtttttcagaATGAGATGTTTTAgttctgtgaaatatttttgattttattttgttgtgttttgtttcaaGTCACCATTAAAGTGTTCTCTGTGAAGTTCCCTCCATTTCATGCGAGTATACACACGCACAACTTGTTTTGGTGTGTAGATATAACAAACTTTTCAGTTTGCTCAACAAACATATACACAATCTAAGAATGTTCTACATCACTATTTCGTAACACTTAAAATACAAGTTTATAAAGAGTATGCAGAActtattatataatgtttacTAAAAGCACAGGCCAATTCATTTAGTGTAATACATCGTGTCCCCATATGTCTATTAAAAAAAGTCCTGAAGCCGGTTGCCTCAAGTTTTCaagttttttcaaaaacatttttttacagtgaaattaaatgtatatgtcGATCAGTAAAATAACACTTCTCGGATATCAGACATATGTGGGCATGAAGATTGACGTGACTGCAGAAAGATAAACAGTACTTCTTACTTGGAAAAGTGAAGGGCGGCCCACATCAACCACATAAATTTCTGATACACTGTAGAAATATTCAGAACTTTCtaggttgtttttgaaaaaattcCAATccctgaaaaaataaacaaataaacatttgcattgCTTTCTCTTGCTGTTACACTCatgtatatttacatacataaataaaaaaatagcacaTTTGTGAGAGTCACCTttcaatgaataataatatacagtttttgttaatatgcaGTTTCTATTGATATGCCTTGAGAAAACAGTACTGAACGAAGAAACAATTTAAAAAGCtattctgatttttttcagtCCATATACAGGCACACAATTACATCTTGTGTTGCCACAATCTCTAGGTCAGGACTTGCGATAACTTGCCCAAGAAAAATTCTAGGGGCAGAAATATCTGATAACACATTGTCTTTGGAAATCTGACAGTGCTGGCTTGCACTTGTAAAGATTATCATGTGAAATAAagtgaagtaaaataaatattgagtCTGAGATGGtgtgaatcattcatttagAAGATTTACAACAGATGATGCAGGTTTCTGTTGTGCTTGAGTGGTGAAAAAGAGTGAGAGACAAACATAATGAAAAGGTGCTAATGTTCAGAAAGAGGAAATGAAAGTGATTAGTCTTAGTAGTTTTCTGCTGAAGTTAAATATCGACAGAAAGAAAATTGTTATTAAAGTCAAAGTCAAGATGCCGTGCTCATGTAAAATGCCTAAATGAACCTACTTGAACCTTACCGAGCGTTGCAATTGCTAAAGTTGCCAAATCCTGTATTCATTTTAGATATGTAGTCATTTAGATTGTGAAATATGAAAGGACAAGACGTACATTTGACCTGTTTGAGAAAACCTTACTTTAGACAAAAATTTTCACACTTCTCTAAGTTTGCAATACCCTCCACCCATCAAACACAAACTCACGCACATATACATgtacacactcaaacacacacacacgtgcttGCACAGAGACACTTAACAGCAAAATTGTGCAGACAAAGCAGTCAAAACCCACAGAAGTGTCAACACACCCTGCACAGAGCTTCCCATTAGAGCCCTGCTTCTCTTTTTCTACTTCAGCCTCAGATAATAATTCATACTTTtggcaccttttttttttttaatctttcgGCTGCAGCCTTTCTCAGCCAGATGCAAGCAGTGATATGACATCTTCAGAGGGAGGAGAAATGAAAGAGAGCATGTAGGAgtgagagaggaagagaaatTAACAGGATATAGGTGTGCtctgcgtgtgtgagtgtgttgaTTTTCACATGTGCAGTTTGGTCTTGGTGGTCGGAGTTTGCAGTGACTTTTCTCAGATGCATGAAGGTAAGTGGCAATCGAACTTATTCATAAAGGGACCAAACGGGGGACAAACTGTAAACAGTTTGTGGCTGTGATGGTGTAAGATGCTTGAGGACAGGTagaccaaaaaaagaaagaaagaaaggcaaTACGCAGCTTAGGGAAACATTAATATCGTGCTGGCACTCGAATTGTATTTAGTAAATGTGGTACTGAAATAACCTGAGGATGTACCTCTGTTCTGCCCGTCACATGAAGTGTAGCTCATCTGGTAGGTAGAGCATAGTGCAAACAATGGCAATTTCATAGCGAAAGTCAA is a window from the Onychostoma macrolepis isolate SWU-2019 chromosome 03, ASM1243209v1, whole genome shotgun sequence genome containing:
- the si:ch73-248e21.5 gene encoding autotransporter adhesin BpaC, with product MEMTLLSITVWFTQFLIVSALYFNTLPTNTMSDYNETTQITLATTKTNQEPKILIDATSSSPLTASTTQDSITNLPSEVHTQPNITPDETPTQETASLHQLNSSTPTQNVMMDDGESVSNASNVAISDANTSHTTVSSNFARVTPQKDDSNETGTTSSVSYNSDGNTVHTADTLSDPVDSVSTVPWRNSTENEDERTKANEGNYETNSTQATFANMNEESRGTRGTEGSYTISSEHREEHYDTSANAIDVSDTTATVSNEWSTSQNTDIHMTTPAYTTEQDLTVTNAPEYHTSTDGANHSTTQENIYRFTNSTATTGRENRTGTDTPGGTTTNISISIITDNSLNATNKTDTENKVWPSCLDTNPEPSRRSTLVCFLTLWTLAMTATIFLGITIFLWVRLSVSKKKMKRRVKGGRTCEKESLWANPKASVQDRVEFWYVNGSTLEADRKEKDRRRMKKRGREQDNEENSLWIQPRVTVDDITEFWYANRRMKEEGTEDT